From a region of the Cucumis sativus cultivar 9930 chromosome 6, Cucumber_9930_V3, whole genome shotgun sequence genome:
- the LOC101211098 gene encoding transcription factor MYB92 — MGRSPCCDESGLKKGPWTPEEDQKLIKHIQNHGHGSWRALPKLAGLNRCGKSCRLRWTNYLRPDIKRGKFSQEEEQTILNLHSVLGNKWSAIASHLPGRTDNEIKNFWNTHLKKKLIQMGFDPMTHRPRTDIFSSLPHIIALASLKELMENPSWEEQALRLQAEALQMAKCQYLQYLLQPPSLISNNNNPTEIDIMNLINSLSSPLFENQISITQNNNNINPPLQPLGTDSVSLLFSHLPSLEVVPSNNTNTYETMPFIAKEMCSQNNEVCDANNNSPWQLPFSSTAPSPPSVAPRMNIINEGPSSNSNYGDACSSSSLGGSSSSIWPDHLLLEDALFHDIPSL, encoded by the exons ATGGGAAGGAGCCCTTGTTGTGATGAAAGTGGCCTTAAGAAAGGCCCTTGGACTCCTGAAGAAGACCAGAAGCTCATCAAACATATCCAAAATCATGGCCATGGCAGCTGGAGAGCCCTCCCCAAACTCGCGG GGCTAAATAGATGTGGAAAGAGTTGCAGATTGAGATGGACAAACTACTTGAGGCCAGATATTAAGAGAGGAAAATTTTCTCAAGAAGAAGAGCAAACTATTCTCAATCTCCACTCTGTCCTTGGAAACAA GTGGTCAGCAATTGCAAGTCATTTACCGGGACGAACAGACAATGAAATCAAGAATTTTTGGAATActcatttaaagaaaaagctaATTCAAATGGGTTTTGATCCAATGACTCATCGTCCTCGAACCGACATATTTTCAAGTTTGCCACACATCATAGCATTGGCCAGTCTTAAAGAGCTAATGGAGAATCCTTCATGGGAAGAACAAGCTTTGAGATTACAAGCTGAAGCTCTTCAAATGGCCAAGTGTCAATACCTTCAATACCTCCTCCAACCACCTTCATTAATtagtaacaataataatcctactgaaattgatattatgaatttgattaactctctttcttctcctctctttgAAAACCAAATCAGTATCACCcagaataataacaatattaatcCTCCTCTCCAACCACTCGGTACTGACTCAGTGAGTCTTCTATTTTCCCATTTGCCAAGCTTGGAAGTAGTTCCAAGTAACAATACAAATACATATGAAACGATGCCGTTCATTGCTAAGGAAATGTGCTCCCAAAATAATGAAGTTTGTGATGCTAATAATAATTCTCCATGGCAACTGCCTTTTTCTTCAACCGCCCCCTCGCCTCCGTCGGTGGCACCGCGGATGAATATTATTAACGAGGGACCTTCTTCAAACAGTAATTATGGAGATGCATGTAGCAGTTCAAGCCTTGGCGGATCCTCTTCTTCCATTTGGCCGGACCACCTCCTCCTTGAAGATGCTTTGTTTCATGATATTCCTTCgctttaa